The stretch of DNA GAAAACAGTGTGCGCTTGCGGGAAAACATGCCGCAATCTACGCCCGGTTCATCGCATCCGAAGGAACGCATGTTGTCTATCAAACTGGTGATCGCCGCTCTCCTATCCACGACGTTCGCCACCGCAGCAACGGCCCAGGCGCTTCCCCCGCCCGTCGCGCAACCCGGCGAGAGCAAGGACGACGCACGGCTGAAGCAACTGTTCTACGACAGCGACGAAGCGAGCCTGAAGCGCAACCCGGTCGAGGCGATTTTTCGCGGTGACCTGCGCTATGCCGACCGGCTCGGCGACTATCTGACCGATGCGTATCTGGCGGCCGAGCGTGCGGCGATCGAGCATGATCTCGCCGCGCTCAAGACGATCGATCGGACGAAGCTGACCCCGACCGACCAGATCGCCTACGACGTGTTCAAGACCCGCAACGAGACCGATCTCGCCGGCTACACGCCCGCGATCCTCAAGGTCCAGCGCGACCTGCCGATCGATCATTTCCAGGGGTTCCAGACCTTCTATCCGGACTTCGCGTCGGGCAAGGGCGCGGCGCCGTTCAAGACGCTCGTCGACTATGAGAACAACCTGAAGCGCAACGCGCAATATGCCGCGGTGATGGATCGCGCGATCGGGCTGTTCCGCCGGGGCATGAAGGACAGGATCGTCCAGCCAAAGCTGGTCGTGACGAACATGATCCACGAGTTCGACAACCTTATCGCGGAAGGCGTCGAGGGCTCGACCTTCTACGGTCCCGTAAAGACTTTCCCCGCGACGATTTCCGCAACCGACCAGACGCGGTTGAAGGCGGCGTATGCGACGCAGATCCGTGACGTCATCACGCCCGCGCACCAGCGGATGCGCGATTTCCTCGCCAAGACGTACCTGCCGGTCGCGCGCGACACGGTCGGGCTGTCCGCGCTGCCCGGTGGCGATGCCTATTACACTTATCTGATCCAGCAGCGCACGACGTTGCCCATGACCGCCGAGCAGGTCCACGAGCTGGGCCTGTCGGAGGTCGCGCGAATCCTGAAGGGGATGGAGGCGCAGAAGCAGGCGGTCGGGTTCAAGGGCGACCTCCCCGCGTTCTTCACCTTCCTGCGGACCGACAAGCAGTTCCAGCCAAGCTCGACCGCGCAGCTGAGCGACGGATATCGGGTGATCGAGAAGCGCATCTACCAGCGCATCCCAGAACAGTTCTCATTGACGCCGAAGACCGCGCTCGAGATCCGCCCGGTGCCGGCCTTCAAGGAAAAGACCGAGGCCGGGGGCTCGTACGAAGGCGGCACCCCGGACGGATCGCGGCCCGGCGTGTTCTATTACAACAGCTACGACCTGCCCTCGCGCTACATGTGGGAAATGGAGACGCTGTTCCTCCACGAGGGCGTGCCGGGGCATCATTTCCAGATCAGCCTCGCGCAGGAGAATACCGCGCTGCCGGCGTTCATGCGGTTCGGCGGCAACACCGCCTATGTCGAGGGCTGGGCGCTCTACGCGGAAAGCCTGTGGAAGGAGCTCGGCATGGAGACCGATCCGTACCAGCGGATGGGCGGGCTGAACGACGAGATGCTGCGCGCGATGCGGCTGGTCGTCGACAGCGGCATTCATGCCAAGGGTTGGACGCGCGATCGGGCGATCGAATATATGCTCGCCAATTCGCCGATGGCGCGGACAGATGCGACCGCCGAGGTCGAGCGCTACATCGCGATTCCCGGGCAGGCGCTCGCCTACAAGATCGGCCAGCTGACGATCTCGCGGACCAAGGCAAAGGCGCAGGCGGCGCTGGGCGCGAAGTTCGATCCGCGCGATTTCCACGCGCAGGTGCTCGATACCGGATCGCTGCCGATGCCGGTGCTCGAACGCAAGATCGACGCCTGGATCGCCGCTGGCGGAGGAGCGGCGAAGTGATCGCGCGTATCCTCACCGCAGTAGCCGCAGTCAGCCTGATCGCTTCACCAATCGCGGCGCAGGACAAGAAGGAGACATCGACCGTCGAGAAGAAGATCGACGACGAGGTCAAGTTCCCGCCGCTTCCCGCCGACAAGACGGTGCGTCAGTCGGCGACGATCGGCGGCCGGAGCATCGCCTACGACGCCACCATCGGCACGATTTCGGTACGCGACGACAAAGGCAAGGAGATCGGCCAGGTCGTCTACACGTCCTATGTAGCGACAGGTGGGGCTACAAACCGTCCGGTGACGTTCGCCTTCAACGGTGGCCCCGGTGCATCGTCCGTTTATCTCAACCTTGGCGCGGTCGGCCCGAAGCGCGTCCAGTTCGGAGCGCAGGGCAATGCACCGTCCGACGCGCCGATCACCACCGACAATCCCAACAGCTG from Sphingomonas faeni encodes:
- a CDS encoding DUF885 domain-containing protein; translation: MLSIKLVIAALLSTTFATAATAQALPPPVAQPGESKDDARLKQLFYDSDEASLKRNPVEAIFRGDLRYADRLGDYLTDAYLAAERAAIEHDLAALKTIDRTKLTPTDQIAYDVFKTRNETDLAGYTPAILKVQRDLPIDHFQGFQTFYPDFASGKGAAPFKTLVDYENNLKRNAQYAAVMDRAIGLFRRGMKDRIVQPKLVVTNMIHEFDNLIAEGVEGSTFYGPVKTFPATISATDQTRLKAAYATQIRDVITPAHQRMRDFLAKTYLPVARDTVGLSALPGGDAYYTYLIQQRTTLPMTAEQVHELGLSEVARILKGMEAQKQAVGFKGDLPAFFTFLRTDKQFQPSSTAQLSDGYRVIEKRIYQRIPEQFSLTPKTALEIRPVPAFKEKTEAGGSYEGGTPDGSRPGVFYYNSYDLPSRYMWEMETLFLHEGVPGHHFQISLAQENTALPAFMRFGGNTAYVEGWALYAESLWKELGMETDPYQRMGGLNDEMLRAMRLVVDSGIHAKGWTRDRAIEYMLANSPMARTDATAEVERYIAIPGQALAYKIGQLTISRTKAKAQAALGAKFDPRDFHAQVLDTGSLPMPVLERKIDAWIAAGGGAAK